The following coding sequences lie in one Klebsiella huaxiensis genomic window:
- the dapD gene encoding 2,3,4,5-tetrahydropyridine-2,6-dicarboxylate N-succinyltransferase: protein MQQLQNIIESAFERRADITPANVDTVTREAVNQVISLLDSGALRVAEKIDGQWVTHQWLKKAVLLSFRINDNQVIDGAESRYFDKVPMKFADYDEARFQKEGFRVVPPAAVRQGAFIARNTVLMPSYVNIGAYVDEGSMVDTWATVGSCAQIGKNVHLSGGVGIGGVLEPLQANPTIIEDNCFIGARSEVVEGVIVEEGSVISMGVYLGQSTKIYDRETGEVFYGRVPAGSVVVSGNLPSKDGKYSLYCAVIVKKVDAKTRGKVGINELLRTID, encoded by the coding sequence ATGCAGCAATTACAGAATATTATTGAGTCCGCCTTTGAGCGTCGCGCCGACATCACGCCGGCAAATGTGGATACCGTAACCCGCGAAGCGGTTAATCAGGTGATTTCTCTGCTTGATTCCGGCGCCCTGCGCGTCGCTGAAAAAATCGACGGCCAGTGGGTAACCCATCAGTGGCTGAAGAAAGCGGTTCTGCTCTCTTTCCGTATTAACGATAACCAGGTTATCGATGGTGCGGAAAGCCGCTACTTCGATAAAGTTCCGATGAAATTCGCTGATTATGATGAAGCGCGTTTTCAGAAAGAAGGTTTCCGCGTGGTTCCACCGGCAGCCGTCCGTCAGGGGGCGTTTATCGCTCGCAACACGGTTCTGATGCCGTCTTACGTGAACATCGGCGCATACGTTGATGAAGGCTCCATGGTTGATACCTGGGCAACCGTCGGCTCCTGCGCGCAGATCGGTAAAAACGTTCACCTGTCCGGCGGCGTCGGCATCGGTGGCGTACTGGAGCCGCTGCAGGCGAACCCGACCATCATCGAAGATAACTGTTTTATCGGCGCGCGTTCTGAAGTCGTCGAAGGCGTGATCGTCGAAGAAGGTTCCGTGATCTCCATGGGCGTGTACCTGGGCCAGAGCACAAAAATCTACGATCGCGAAACCGGCGAAGTGTTCTATGGCCGCGTACCGGCTGGCTCCGTAGTGGTATCCGGCAACCTGCCGTCGAAAGATGGCAAGTACAGCCTGTATTGCGCCGTTATCGTGAAGAAGGTCGACGCCAAAACGCGCGGCAAGGTCGGAATCAACGAACTTCTGCGTACCATCGACTAA
- a CDS encoding DUF3461 family protein: MYDNLKSLGITNPDEIDRYSLRQEANNDILKIYFQKDKGEFFAKSVKFKYPRQRKTVVADGIGQGYKEVQEISPNLRYIIDELDQICQRDRTEIDLKRKILDDLRHLESVVTNKISEIESDLEKLTRNK; encoded by the coding sequence ATGTACGATAATCTGAAAAGTCTTGGTATTACCAATCCTGATGAAATCGATCGCTATAGCCTGCGGCAGGAAGCCAACAACGACATTCTGAAAATCTATTTTCAGAAGGACAAAGGCGAGTTCTTCGCCAAAAGCGTCAAGTTTAAGTACCCACGTCAGCGTAAAACCGTTGTCGCAGACGGCATTGGTCAGGGATATAAAGAAGTCCAGGAGATCAGTCCAAACCTCCGCTATATCATTGATGAGCTGGATCAGATCTGCCAGCGCGATCGCACTGAAATCGATCTTAAGCGTAAAATCCTCGACGATCTGCGTCATCTGGAAAGCGTTGTTACCAATAAGATCAGCGAAATTGAATCCGATCTGGAAAAACTGACGCGCAATAAATAA
- the cdaR gene encoding DNA-binding transcriptional regulator CdaR, giving the protein MAGWHLDTKMAQDIVARTMRIIDTNINVMDARGRIIGSGDRERIGELHEGALLVLSQGRVVDIDDAVARHLHGVRQGINLPLRLEGEIVGVIGLTGEPESLRKYGELVCMTAEMMLEQSRLMHLLAQDSRLREELVMNLIQAEENTPALTEWAQRLGIDLNQPRVVAMIEVDSGQLGVDSAMAELQQLQTALTTPDRNNLVAIVSLTEMVVLKPALNAFGRWDAEDHCKRVEQLISRMKENGQLRFRVALGNFFTGPGSIARSYRTARTTMMVGKQRMPESRSYFYQDLMLPVLLDSLRGGWQANELARPLVRLKAMDNNGLLRRTLQAWFRHNVQPLATSKALFIHRNTLEYRLNRISELTGLDLGSFDDRLLLYIALQLDEQR; this is encoded by the coding sequence ATGGCTGGCTGGCACCTTGATACCAAAATGGCGCAGGATATCGTGGCGCGCACGATGCGCATCATTGATACCAATATCAACGTAATGGATGCTCGCGGGCGCATTATCGGCAGCGGAGATCGCGAGCGAATTGGTGAATTGCACGAAGGTGCGCTGCTGGTCCTTTCACAAGGGCGCGTTGTCGATATTGATGATGCCGTGGCGCGACATCTGCACGGCGTGCGCCAGGGCATCAACCTGCCGCTGCGTCTGGAAGGGGAAATCGTTGGCGTAATCGGCCTGACCGGTGAACCGGAATCGCTGCGCAAATACGGTGAGCTGGTCTGTATGACCGCGGAGATGATGCTGGAGCAGTCGCGGCTGATGCATCTCCTGGCCCAGGATAGCCGTCTGCGTGAAGAACTGGTGATGAACCTGATTCAGGCGGAGGAGAACACCCCAGCGCTGACCGAATGGGCGCAGCGGTTGGGAATCGATCTGAACCAGCCGCGTGTTGTCGCAATGATTGAAGTAGATAGCGGCCAACTGGGCGTAGACAGCGCGATGGCGGAGCTACAGCAGCTACAAACCGCGCTGACGACGCCGGACCGTAATAATCTGGTGGCCATTGTTTCACTGACTGAAATGGTGGTGCTGAAGCCTGCGTTGAATGCTTTTGGCCGTTGGGATGCAGAAGATCACTGTAAACGGGTCGAGCAGTTGATCAGCAGGATGAAAGAGAATGGTCAGCTGCGTTTTCGTGTGGCGCTGGGTAACTTCTTTACTGGACCTGGTAGCATCGCACGTTCTTACCGTACCGCCCGAACCACAATGATGGTCGGTAAACAGCGAATGCCGGAGAGTCGGAGCTATTTTTATCAGGACCTGATGCTGCCGGTGCTGCTGGATAGCCTGCGCGGCGGCTGGCAGGCCAACGAGCTGGCGCGTCCGCTGGTTCGATTGAAAGCGATGGATAATAACGGTCTGTTAAGGCGTACCCTACAGGCGTGGTTCCGTCACAATGTGCAACCGCTAGCGACCTCAAAGGCGCTATTTATTCACCGTAATACGCTGGAATATCGTCTGAATCGTATTTCTGAACTGACTGGGCTGGACCTGGGGAGTTTTGACGACCGTTTGTTGCTGTATATTGCTTTACAGCTGGACGAACAACGTTAA
- the degP gene encoding serine endoprotease DegP, which yields MKKTTLAMSALALSLGLALSPLSASAAETASSATNAQQMPSLAPMLEKVMPSVVSINVEGSTTVNTPRMPRNFQQFFGDNSPFCQDGSPFQSSPFCQGGGQGGAPGSDGGQQQKFMALGSGVIIDAAKGYVVTNNHVVDNATTIKVQLSDGRKFEAKVVGKDPRSDIALIQIQDPKNLSAIKLADSDTLRVGDYTVAIGNPFGLGETVTSGIVSALGRSGLNVENYENFIQTDAAINRGNSGGALVNLNGELIGINTAILAPDGGNIGIGFAIPSNMVKNLTDQMVKFGQVKRGELGIMGTELNSELAKAMKVDAQRGAFVSQVMPGSAAGKAGIKAGDVITTLNGKPISSFAALRAQVGTMPIGSKIELGLLRDGKPVTTTVELQQSNQNQVDSSTIFNGIEGAEMSNKGQDKGVVVSNVKAGTPAAQIGLKKGDIIVGANQQPVKNIADLRKIFDAKPSVLALNIQRGDTSIYLLMQ from the coding sequence ATGAAAAAAACCACGTTAGCAATGAGTGCTCTGGCTCTTAGTTTAGGTCTGGCGTTGTCCCCTCTCTCTGCGAGCGCGGCGGAAACAGCTTCTTCGGCCACTAATGCACAGCAGATGCCGAGTCTGGCTCCTATGCTGGAAAAGGTGATGCCGTCTGTCGTGAGCATCAACGTTGAGGGGAGCACTACCGTTAATACCCCGCGGATGCCGCGTAACTTCCAGCAGTTCTTTGGTGATAATTCACCGTTCTGCCAGGACGGTTCACCGTTCCAAAGCTCTCCGTTCTGTCAGGGCGGCGGGCAGGGTGGCGCTCCGGGTAGCGACGGCGGCCAGCAGCAGAAATTTATGGCCCTTGGTTCTGGGGTGATCATTGATGCCGCTAAAGGTTATGTCGTCACCAACAACCACGTCGTGGATAACGCGACGACGATCAAAGTTCAGCTGAGCGATGGCCGTAAGTTTGAGGCAAAAGTGGTCGGTAAAGATCCGCGTTCTGATATCGCGCTGATTCAAATTCAGGATCCGAAAAACCTGAGCGCAATCAAGCTGGCGGACTCTGATACCCTGCGCGTCGGTGATTACACCGTGGCGATTGGTAACCCGTTTGGCCTCGGTGAAACCGTGACCTCCGGGATTGTTTCCGCGTTGGGCCGTAGCGGCCTGAACGTTGAAAATTACGAGAACTTTATCCAGACCGATGCGGCGATTAACCGCGGTAACTCCGGCGGCGCGCTGGTTAACCTGAACGGCGAACTGATCGGTATCAACACCGCGATCCTGGCACCGGACGGCGGTAACATCGGTATCGGCTTCGCGATCCCGAGCAACATGGTGAAAAACTTGACCGATCAGATGGTTAAGTTTGGCCAGGTTAAGCGCGGTGAGCTGGGCATCATGGGAACCGAGCTGAACTCCGAACTGGCGAAAGCGATGAAAGTCGATGCTCAGCGCGGGGCTTTCGTCAGCCAGGTTATGCCGGGTTCTGCGGCGGGTAAAGCAGGTATTAAAGCCGGTGACGTGATCACCACGCTGAACGGTAAGCCAATTAGCAGCTTTGCCGCGCTGCGTGCTCAGGTGGGTACCATGCCTATCGGTAGCAAAATCGAGCTTGGTCTGCTGCGTGACGGCAAACCGGTAACGACGACCGTAGAGCTGCAGCAAAGTAATCAGAATCAGGTTGATTCAAGCACTATCTTCAATGGTATTGAAGGTGCGGAAATGAGCAACAAAGGCCAGGATAAAGGCGTCGTAGTGAGCAACGTGAAAGCGGGGACTCCGGCAGCGCAGATTGGCCTGAAGAAAGGCGATATCATCGTTGGCGCTAACCAGCAGCCGGTGAAAAATATTGCCGACCTGCGCAAAATCTTTGATGCCAAACCGTCGGTTCTGGCACTGAATATTCAGCGTGGCGATACCTCTATCTACCTGCTGATGCAGTAA